ATTGATTTACTTCCGTTTCGGAATCAAAACACCAGCTCAAAAAACGATCAGCATGGCCAAAATCACCTAactgaattaaagaaataaatatttcatttaaatttaattgacttttcttaaaattttgaatttcacttAGAGATTGAAATCCCCAATTCAAAAACTGCTCAGTTGCATTATAATTAAGTTTGCACATGCAATCACAACAGTAGTCATTTGCATAGGTGACCATAACATGTTGCTTGAAAGTATTGATGTCACTCTCTGACATTTCCTTTGATAACAAAGCATTAGCAAACCTTAACTTACTTTCCTGTATAAGGCGTTTAAGGTTAGACTGAATTAAATTAGTCACAAATCTATTTCTTTCTATTGGAGAATCGTTgttcaaaataatgcatattgtTGGAATTTCCCCGGCCAATAGCAATGTCGATAGCATAAATAATCTGGCCTTAGGCTTACTGTTTATGATAGAGAGGAAATGATTCTGAAATTGTAAAGGACTATAATGCCAAATTGCCCTGAACTGTTCCTCTGTTAACCTTCCACCTTTTGTTTCCGAAACAAGATCTTTCATAATAGATGCGTAAGTATCAATATGAATATAGCTCATTAACTTAAACATTGCAGGCACCAAAAATCTCTGAAACGGCCAGTAGAAacacaaacttaaaaataatatcttcgagtggcaattaataatttgtctCCCTTTTTCAGGGTCGCTAGCTGGTTCCTGCGCCAGTAAAAACCACAGCATATCAGTGTGTACATCGTAGGTTTGGTGCTGAGTATATTTATGGCGTTTAATTTTCCCAGTTAGTTTAGTCACCCAGTTTTCtatattcacatatttttcatgATCTGATAGTTTAaaccagaaatatttaaaagcaaatggaTTTCcaatataaattgataataatatcaGATTTTCATAAATACCAAGGTCaggattatatatattatacggATCAAAAAGCAAAATCTTTGTTAACAAATGAGGCAACACATTATTCTGAACAGCAGCCCAATATGCTAGTATGTGAGTTTTATAGAGTATACTCAAAGTATTGAGTTGCATAGTTTTTGCAGATGGTGCTTTCTCccataaatctaaaatatcttCTTCGAGGCAGTACTTGCaagctaatttataaaaataatccaaatcTTTTCTTGTCACAGCATTGATAATCAGCTCTTTGAGTGATTTGACTTGATCAAGGACACCTTCCATAGTCCAATAGAGCAAGCCTCCCTTTTTATAAAGATCATAAAACCTACAATACTCTTTTCTATTATGTTCAGTGGACCATCGAAACTGCAATCCTATAGGCATCATACATTGAGTTACATTAAGTTTTAATGACTCGGGCAAAATTaactcatttagttttttaagcGCTCTTTCTTCCAATCTGGAATACGCTAACTCAAAGTGCACACCCGCTTCGTGTATATTTTGGCGATGACATTGTTGAATTTGATGTTGCGTCGCCATGAGTTCATTCATACCAGCTGCTTCCCATAGTTTGATGGCTATGGAAACTGAAGCTATGTTCATCAAGGAAGGTGgctcagataaaaaataaaagtaactttctCTATCGAGTGGAATTCCTGAAACATAGAATTAACAGTGTAAGAAAAGATAGTTATCTCTGCActtgaatacttaaaaataatactgtaaaaaaaagaacaaaataattagcAGTTTTTCACTGGTGATGATAAtcgtttattcatttattatttctttgggAGTTAACTAAGGAGTAGAAGAGGGAATAGTTTACTAACAgtatatttttactcaaatgagctcaattaagtaaaaaaaaattttagttcttaaaagtttcacattaataaattttaactgaatatattttattttatagaacaCATTCAACAACTTAATCATATAGGTTTCACAGTTACCGATGTTAAATTTAGTAGACTTGTAGCTTTGaaaacaatccagaagacaaggaaactatttaaataaattatgtggaCTTgggtcatttttttttgtgcagattttctaatgaaattaatCACAACAGCAAATTACCTTTGTGACAAAGATGATGAAATTGCctttccaaatttaaataaaaaagggtaactttgtagatatttttttgatttacctaattattactttgatttgacttttatgacataaaaaataaataaataaaaaagtttgcaaaactTATCGCTTCCGCACGGCTAACCGAAAAAGTaccatattttctaataaaactaCAGAAATAAAGGAAAGATTTCAAAATCGTAATCTACTGCAGTATAATCATGGAGTATTTGCAATTTCTGGGCCACGAACCGtgagaaactaataaaaaaatatcacagagGATGACCAATGAGGGacatttccgtatcgtgatctgtggagccaactacaatcgcaaagtgccaaatagatttttaaattgcaaatttaaaaaacaaaaacacataGATGTTTGCTCAgaggtggctacgagttatacctttcaaattggtccctttctgtgattttttttcagtttcttcaagtataattttttcatgaggggtattcaaaattgaagtgaggttaaatttaaaattagggtCTGATACTAATgctttatagatatttaaatagacataggttatattaaaataaataataaaaaaatagctaaatataTAAAGTGTTCATTTTCAAACACTGTTTTTCAAGGactttaaaaatcttgttttttcctTTCCGTCTATTACTCTTAATGTGATTAccttataagaaagaaaaaaataattattaattgggcctagctaaattttttctttaaattactacagatgttttttcaaatcaaaactcTCAAGCATTTTCCGATGTTAAACTTCAAAtctaaaagcttaaaattcTAAACGGTATTTATATaagagaaaacattttattatttagaataattatttatttaaaatttctttacaactctatttcaattaaaataacactgacttcaaaataatttgtttcatttcatttatttgtttcacttttacttttctaaataactcaaatattttaatttcatatacctgacgtaaaagtatttaaagcaGAGCAAATTTTCAGGTGTAAACTTGAAATTCTGTTATTATAATAAggtatattataatattgcaTAGTTATTACTTTTctcattgaaaacaaatttatttcattcttcttAATCATATGTTTAAAGTTAATGCTCATGTAAAATTTAGTATCTTTTTGTACTTAATAACAGTTACTTtgcaagaaatataaaaatatagtgataataaaaatttaaaggaactAATTTAATACCtttacacttaaaataaatttacacttgaaatctaataaagtttcaaCCTAATACATACACtacataattgaaataattttaaatttaccttcgaataaataaaaataaaaaaaaattgagggtgttttttgaattgattagaaagctcatttaaaataaataaatcattttcataacAAAGCATCATGACTCAAATGTAGAAcggaaattattaataaaaattgaataaaaagttaaaggaaatacattaatgtatgaaaaaatattccactaaattaaaatatatttaaataacatactaAAGGTTCTGAAAACAACTagaaaaattgaacaattttcgAGCACATCTTACATAAAAATTCCTAAGTAAATGTTGAGAAGAAATGCGATTTGAGAGTTACCtcctttttaaactttaagttaTGACTACTCTTGGAGCACCCTACATCCACAATAATAGTAGTTACATCTTATTTCGATCTCAAATAGGCAGCCCCGAAATTCAAGGAAATTTTTCGAGTGAagcatttattatcaaattccaacaaacaagtttttattCTGACCTATAGATATCCTTCATGGATATCaagaaaatgatagaaaaagCAGGGCAATTTGAAGCAGTGAATTTTTTCCCATAGTAAAAAAGAATCGGCTGTGTAAGTAATGACAGGGAGTGGGCGGGATACCTTGGTTTCACCATGtggtaaaatgatttttaacgtgttatttatctaagaaaaactttaaaggaagcataagttttttttacaagcaaaaatttaaaaaaatgactagcttgagaaaatattaaaattttttatttacaatgggGGTTTTGAACCTCCTAAGCCACTCCCTTGCCTACGTCCTTGAGTTTCTTGCATGGTGCTGTctggaagttgccaagacttggcgattattctgtcATAGATCATGATAAGGAAATATCCACCCCTGCCTAAATTTACATATTACCTTCCTGCCTTTTATAGCCCACCCCTGGGCAAACATCtacaaatatacttaaaataaaaactgcaagTTTAAAATGCATTCGGAGATTACCTTTGACATGACAGAAAGGATACAGAAATATCCTCCaaattaaaactcaaatattttttgttcaatgcTGAAGATTGGTGATTGAACATTCACAGCTCATTTCTTAGTTGCAATCTGAGCTGTTTCTAAACTAATCTTTGTaatatcttttatatatttacattctTAACTCTTTAGTGCTTTGCAAGGAGGGAAAGATCTTTTGCGATCTAAGCTAAAATAATCGGCCACTTTGGGggtagcaacaaaaaaatttcactgaaGCAATTGTAGTTGACAAATCAAGATACGAATATATCCTAAACtcatattagaattaaatagaAACCAACTATAAAAAATGATCTTACTTTCCTCTCTTATTGGTTAggaaacagaaattaaaattatagaaaactttGTAAcaacgaaaatttaatttcgaacagacattttatatttcgttCAAATGAATCCTAAATATCGGTAATATCCTATATTCAAactagaataaaatagaaaccaACTATAAAAAATGGTCTTACTTTCCTCCATAATTGGCtggaaacaaatattaaaattatagaaaattttgtaactacgaaaatttaattcagaacagacattttatatttaggtCAATTACGAGCATTGAACCTGATTACGAAATACTTTGGTGGTTATTGTGAGATCATCCGTTTTAGTAGACATTTTATACTTGCTTGCAACTTACAAATTTTATCCTTGGCTTTAGCGAGAAAATGTGCAAGCTCTAagcaaacattttgattttggtATGTACTTGTTGCCTATTTAAGGGACTTTCCCGTTTAGATTAAGATCAATAGTTTCTACTGTTGTCGTTCGAATATTCTTCATtagcaaatgaaatattaaacttgAAAAGTTGAAACAGGATCATACTTACTTGTTTGCAATTCTTTGTTTCTGTTTGTACGAGCTATTGAGTTGTATAacgttatttgtattttattataatttcatttatatttaattattcagttttggatttaatttgatttgaaagtaAAACTCATCACATAATTAGTTCTTTTACCAATTGAAATTgcgttgaaattattttgtcataCGAAGTTTTATTGACTTGGGTATATAAAAGATCTCCCCGGTCTTAGTTTTGTACCTGAAATTAATTCACGTTTATAAACCATGGATAAAGTTATAGTAGTAGGTGTAGGGGTCCTTGTAGCTGTTGGAActgcattatattatttactcaCTAATGAAAAGGAAGAACCCATGAGACGTAGAAGTGGTCCTGGTGCAAGACATTCGACCCAACGGTCTAGGTCGCCACCAATCTCCTATTCCGATGTTAAACATGAACCGTGTCGAAAGCGCAAGTCTGTTTCTGTTCCATCTAAGGAGAACACCTCAAATTCTGTTCCCAGTTCATCTAAGGAGAACATCTCAAAATCTGTTCCTGATTCATCTAAGGAGAACACCTCAAAATCTGTTCCTAATTCATCTAAGGAGAACATGTCGGAAACTTATTGCCCATCAGAACCTGATAAAGAGTCTgggaaaaactttgaaatacaTAGATCTCTCAGTCCAATACCTCTAAAAACTCAGAATGATACTCAATCTTCCCAAGAAATAACCGATAACAATTATACTAATTCTGCTGTTTGTCGAGCTTGCTTTGAACCTGCAAATGTTACACTTCACCCTTGTAAGCATCGGGTGTTTTGTCGTGagcatgcaaaatatttttttgaaatatttaaaaagcgttCTCTTATACCTAAATGCCCTATTAATGATTGTAACCAAGtgcttcaatattttattgaataatttatattattgctaAACACAGATTTCATAAACTTTTGAATATATTCTTGTTTCCTATTGGTTTTTGTTTACTCACATAATATGTAATCAATTTTACCTAATTGTCTCATAAAAGTCCTTATAGCtagtttttaaactcatttttactATAGGTTTTATTGTGTGTTATGTAGATCCAATGCGTAATGGAAGACTGACTATAACATATCTGCAATTTTCCATATAgagaactttttatttgcattgtCAAATGTCTCTCTTTGGTACATTAATAATTTGTGTTTCTTGAGATATGTCTGTATCTTTTTACAgctacagtagggaaccgattatacGGAaagatcgggaccatcgctattccggataactgatttttccggttttctgaatcgctacaaaaagccgggttttttttattgttaaacccaactaaaaaaaaaaaaattggaaataatcttaaaacgaagtaatacactaatgattatttccaaaatgatggtaagaatacaaaatagaaaaaaaaaatcctgaaatcttatgaggaaaaaaaactttttttttttttgaaaatggggGGAAAATGTATGgaatttcattccggttttttggttttccggttttctgatttccggataacgggttctgtactgtactaacTTAAgcaattgattaaataattgagcaaaaaattttttaacttgcaaaatttttttttttaggagtGCGTTTTGGTTGGTTAGCTTTAGGATAGAGCTGCAAGTAAAACATTTCGTGTTTGTTCTCTTTGgtgattatttatatatatatttttttagtttcttgtgaGCCTTTCTCTGAAAATCGTCAAGATTTGGCAATTCTTTTGGCACAGATCAGAAATTTTCCAGagtattattctaattttataaataatttgtaatatattttcactTATGACTTTTTCTagatatatagatttttttatcttaaaaaactagtttttcttCATGCTATTCTTTCGGAAAGCTgtgtattttgaagaaatatctaaagaaaattattttatttcttaatttgagCCTATATATGAAATTCAGTATTGCTTTCCTAGCATATGTAGTAGGTAATaaacagggttggcaagtttttgacatgtgacggtttttaccggtttataccatggtttctactgtcatgtcaaaaaagtcaaaaacccatagttttggtaaaactgtatttttgagtttaactgcttataatttaaaattaattcatttttgggcaataaaattagaaaaaaaagttgttaaaagatatttaggaacagattcttgcattttcccaacttgattatatcaaaacatactatttgaagtaaaatattaggatactaaacaaaattttcaacatttccaagcatcattttgtttggcatattacattactgaagaatgtcaagtcattcttgacttagataagttaaacaaaactttcaaagcttgtaactactaacaaactctaatatttaagaaataccaaattttaaattcttcgttttagttcttgaatttattaatagtttaaagcttttttgtttgtttgtttatttctaacaattaagaagtgcaaaattttgaatcctttgcaaatcaagctataatgataaaagtaagcatcactattttcaataagtatattacaatatttctatatgaatgtatatccttctataagaatacgtgtatatagttgaaaaatcaatagcaatcatttacaacattcatttataaaggcaattatgtgaaaataatatattgtctgctatatgccataaattaaagaaaacagtaggtttttgacggtttttaccggtaaaaacacggttttaaccactgtcatgtcaaaaaccagtttttgacagCAAAAACCCAGCCCTGGTAATAagtaattgctaaattttttattgtgtatatttgcttataaatgTTTGgttataatattcaattaaactCTTGAGCCACAAATCCTGTTTACGTTAATAACCTCCTGACAAATACACCAAATTTTGTGAAGtggatgcaaaaaaaaagttacatcagataattctttatttcaaaaatatttattgcacatGTAGATTTATCtaggtaaaattaaattagctttCTGTGTTAAAAGCCAAAGGAAAATATTGCTAGTTAAATTGATACAGAAATTCAGCTTTCATCTTTGTTTAGCttcatattaaatcaaaaaaattttgtttttcctaatcgtaaattatttatttctcatcaTTAAAATCTTGGGTCGTTAGGATTCTTTCTGTGTCAAATAATGACACCCATTTTACATCACTTTTctagatttaaatgaaattcaacaTGTAGGTAGAGAAgcataccaaattttattaaaaaatatctgcttattttgaaaatatagccctgcaaaagttttaaaaaaatcagccaAAAAATCTTTGCagagcactttttaaaattattctaaaaactgTCTTAATTTAGTGAGCTAGAGATTTGTGCTAAGTACCATTTTAAAGCCATTATCAATACCTTTATGATAATGTACAACacatttactaatttataataataattaattaaaatttaaactttttaaaatgcgccgcttcaaaaattttgcataatactTATTATAATACTAAAGCGATTGGGTAAGCTTGAAAGTGGGATTTTGATGggttactattaaaataatgtattgaatACTGCTTAGTTGACTAAGTAACACATAATTACGTATTACAAAATAGTTCCaattgtaaaagaaagaaaaaaacaattattaagaaattaatgcctttttctaatatttgaaaattaacttcatttgttttgtatcgatataaagtaaataacaatgaaattgtGTGCGCATATTGCTTTATGTTCTTGTATGCTTCATTTATTcggataatttcattttctggcAATCTGTATATTCTTCATGTTGGAGTCATAGGGTTAACTAAACAAACAATTTGACAGACCAAAAACCAAAGTACATCTTGCCTTCTTGGGTGAGAAAAAGAAGGTTAATTTTTTGTGAGCACATACATAAACCACCAATTCTAAATTACACATACATATCCTGCTACTTCTGAAAGATTAAGTTTGTTATgtgaaatcattaatttttcaacaactgATTCTGATacataagaaaatgttttcactTTAACTTATGAATTGCTTGAGGCTACAGAGGTAAATCCATATAACTTTTGTGTACCTTTAATAATAAcagatttacttaaattatctGCAAGAAATTCTTCTGCTTCAATGTCTTCCTGTTGAGTACTTTACAAAAAGTGgacagataaaatattttctacagcCGACTGAAACAGCTGCATTGatatcataatttgattttgatatGGTCATTGTAAGCTTACACTTGCTACTAACCTCTTAACTGTACACCATCACAAGATCCTTTATTATGTGCAGTGTTTGCGAAGTGCCACTCAGCTCCTATATGAAAATCTTCTTTATGGAAACACAAATTAGtacatatcttatttttatattgagcAATCGAACTGAcagaaatctttttaattcttccatcaaatttaatttttaaaaattcaatttttgctgTAAATAGTGCACTACCACTGTATTATGCTTAAAGAATTgagaagtaattattaaaattccaccctttcttcatttttgtaatCTAATTCAAAAAGGGGGACAATTGCTTGATTATTTGTCCAGTGTTAGCTTTTAACCTCATCTTGCAAAATAAATGTGTAGTTCTCAGAAGAGTCATATCACTATGCATTCTTtgtctttcaaattattttttacttcactaaTGTATTGATGCTTAGCAATAAAATCATGTCGATCAAGAACAAAAAGCTTTGAACAAAACAGATCAATGAattctctttgtttttttagtttctaaattgcATCTATCAACAGAAGTCCAAATTACCCTTTCAATCATATTTTAGtcaaatatcttttcaaataagtctttaactttttcatttccAAGACAGGATGAACATTCTCCTACATATCAATGGATTGAAGTAggattatataatattttagctAGGAAGTGTTTCTGTGTTTACCAAGTTAAACGTTTTAGATCTAGAGTTTTATATTCTGGTGAATAGTGCATATGCAAACTGTATGAGTTCCACTTTGTATGAGTTGATTAATATGCAATACTTTGGTTTGAGCtcagcaaattttgaaaaatttactttcaaataagGAAGTTTTCCTTTCCAAGCTCCGTCAACCGCCATCAAGTTGCACAAAACTAACCGTTTATACACTTTTACTTTCTCTCCATTTTCTGGTTGTGCagatatgcaatattttattcctgGAAATAGTCTActtatttcatgattttcatAAACAGTGTTGATCTTTTTTGCAGTTTCAGTTGAAAGTAAAAGGCTTTGGATTAGGACTTTATAAAATGCCTTAATCTCACAAGAGTGATTTTCTTACCATATAATTAGGGGCATTAAACTCTCAGCAAGCAGGTCAGTATCATCACTTTTTTAACAAAGGAGGTGCAACaagaaaactgaatt
Above is a window of Parasteatoda tepidariorum isolate YZ-2023 chromosome 5, CAS_Ptep_4.0, whole genome shotgun sequence DNA encoding:
- the LOC107454892 gene encoding uncharacterized protein; translated protein: MEERIPLDRESYFYFLSEPPSLMNIASVSIAIKLWEAAGMNELMATQHQIQQCHRQNIHEAGVHFELAYSRLEERALKKLNELILPESLKLNVTQCMMPIGLQFRWSTEHNRKEYCRFYDLYKKGGLLYWTMEGVLDQVKSLKELIINAVTRKDLDYFYKLACKYCLEEDILDLWEKAPSAKTMQLNTLSILYKTHILAYWAAVQNNVLPHLLTKILLFDPYNIYNPDLGIYENLILLSIYIGNPFAFKYFWFKLSDHEKYVNIENWVTKLTGKIKRHKYTQHQTYDVHTDMLWFLLAQEPASDPEKGRQIINCHSKILFLSLCFYWPFQRFLVPAMFKLMSYIHIDTYASIMKDLVSETKGGRLTEEQFRAIWHYSPLQFQNHFLSIINSKPKARLFMLSTLLLAGEIPTICIILNNDSPIERNRFVTNLIQSNLKRLIQESKLRFANALLSKEMSESDINTFKQHVMVTYANDYCCDCMCKLNYNATEQFLNWGFQSLSEIQNFKKSQLNLNEIFISLIQLGDFGHADRFLSWCFDSETEVNQFINGFVSEDNILYFEKLVFRLSSLDKYGWDIFENFLNHISLPSPKIKILKKLLLKEVGHIVEAHNLIFATRLLNWCLPDIVKSNQYKYKLLLSRRGINSILEALLILPKWDKVRSLLEWFFPLSKEIVDKLKYTLITKKFRSGIYPKKNQRRALFHVLDLFVESYNNPNFKGLIDFDWRLKGYEIILFDV